CCGTGCGGGTCGTGGTCACCAGGCTGCGCTCGGGCCCGCTCGGCATCGATCCGCGCGGGCAGGTGCGTCGCGCGCTCGAGCGCTTCTCGGGTATCACGGAGGTCTCGTTCGTGCCTGACGACCGCCGCGCCGCCGACGCCGCCCTGCTCGCGGCGCGGCCCGTCGGCGAGGTCGCACCGCGGTCGGGGCTCAGCCAGGCCGTGCGCCGCCTGTCCGCCCAGCTGCGACCCCGCTCGGAAGCCCGGGAACTGCGCCCGGCGGTTCCCGGGGCCGGGCGGCTGCGGCGCCGCACGTTCCACGCGGACGGCGAGCCGGGAGCGGCGATCCTCGACACATAAGCTGGAGGCGTGTCGACCCTCAGTGACCTCGTCTACGCCCAGGGAATCGCGAGCGAGGCGGATGTCGAGTGGCTCCATCGCCTGGCCGGCGACGGACAGCTGCTCGCAGATCTGTCGTTCGCGGACATCGTGATGTGGGTGCCGGCATCCGACGACTCCTTCGTCGCCGTGGCGCACACGCGACCGGGCGGCGCGGCCACGCTGTTCTACCGCGACATCGTGGGGGAGCGGATCCGCCCGCAGTGGCAGGCGCAGGTGCGCGAGGCGTTCACGTCGCCCGGCATCATCGACTCCTCCAGCCCCGAGTGGTTCGAGGAGACGCCCACGCGCGTGCGCGCCGTGCCGATCGTGCGGAAGCTGGACGGCGAGCAGACCGTGATGGGCGTCCTGACCCGCCACACGAACCTGGGCGACGTGCGCGCGCCGTCGCGGCAGCAGATCACGTTCAACGACTGCGCCGACGACATCTTCCGGATGATCGCGACGGGCGACTTCCCCGACCTGTCGGCGCCGACCGGTCCGCGCCGGGGCGCGCCGCGCGCGGCCGACGGCCTCATCCGCCTCGACGTCGACGGCGTCGTCACGTTCGCGAGCCCCAACGCGCTGTCGGCGTTCAACCGCGTCGGCTTCGCGGACGAGCTCGAGGGCGAGGCGCTCGCCGAGGTGACGAGCCGGATCCTGCCCGCCTCGCGCGACATCGACGAGTCGCTGCCGGTCGTCGTGACGGGCCGCGCTCCGTGGCGCACCGACATCGAGGCGCGCGGCGTCACGGTGTCCCTGCGGGCGATCCCGCTGCGCGATCACGGCAACCGCACGGGTGCGATCGTGCTGTGCCGGGACGTCACCGAGCTGCGCCACCAGGAGCAGGAGCTGCTGACAAAGGACGCGACGATCCGCGAGATCCATCACCGCGTCAAGAACAACCTGCAGACCGTCGCGTCGCTGCTGCGCATCCAGGCCCGTCGCACCAAGTCGG
The Microbacterium sp. JZ31 genome window above contains:
- a CDS encoding sensor histidine kinase, whose product is MSTLSDLVYAQGIASEADVEWLHRLAGDGQLLADLSFADIVMWVPASDDSFVAVAHTRPGGAATLFYRDIVGERIRPQWQAQVREAFTSPGIIDSSSPEWFEETPTRVRAVPIVRKLDGEQTVMGVLTRHTNLGDVRAPSRQQITFNDCADDIFRMIATGDFPDLSAPTGPRRGAPRAADGLIRLDVDGVVTFASPNALSAFNRVGFADELEGEALAEVTSRILPASRDIDESLPVVVTGRAPWRTDIEARGVTVSLRAIPLRDHGNRTGAIVLCRDVTELRHQEQELLTKDATIREIHHRVKNNLQTVASLLRIQARRTKSEEARESLTQAMQRVAAIAVVHDTLSEGLSQNVDFDQVFDRVLRLVAEVAAAPNTLAHTHSIGKFGVLPSEYATPLALALTELVTNAVEHGLKGQEGKVEIIAERDEEQLVVRVRDSGSGLPEGTVGRGLGTQIVRTLIQGELSGSIEWRTLSGEEPPAGGQIESGTEVLIEIPLKWIKR